TCCTTCTGATTACTTGCCTATCATTATTCAATTTGGTTTGGCAGTGGCATTTGTAATTGTTACTATGGTGGTAACGCATTTGATTGGTCCTAAGCGTAGAAGTCAAGTAAAAAATGCAGCCTGGGAATGTGGGGTAGAGTCAATAGGAGATGCGCGCACACCGATTTCCATCAAGTACTTTTTGATTGCTATTTTATTTGTTTTGTTTGATGTAGAGATTATTTTTATGTATCCTTGGGCAGTAAATTTCAAGGAGTTAGGCTGGTTCGGTTTTTTTGAAATGTTTACTTTTATGGCACTGCTTTTAGTGGGTTTTTATTACATTATTAAAAGAGATGTATTAAAGTGGGAATAAGACGAAGCATAAAATCATACAAAAGCACAATTTCAAAATAACAAATTCAAAGTTGTGCTTTTATATCTTTTCTTAGACAAGTTACCGATTAGACTCAATAAGAGCAAAAATTCTCTGTATAATAGAGGCCTGCCGCTGCCATATTTGTTTACTTACATTCAATTCAACTGACTTTTTTTGCCTGTAGAGTATTACCCTAGGAGGATTGTCCTGAAAGTATAACTTATTCAAATCCTTAAACAAAAAATTTAGTGAATAGCGGTAC
This is a stretch of genomic DNA from Bacteroidia bacterium. It encodes these proteins:
- a CDS encoding NADH-quinone oxidoreductase subunit A, with the protein product MEKTYLPSDYLPIIIQFGLAVAFVIVTMVVTHLIGPKRRSQVKNAAWECGVESIGDARTPISIKYFLIAILFVLFDVEIIFMYPWAVNFKELGWFGFFEMFTFMALLLVGFYYIIKRDVLKWE